The Fibrobacter sp. genomic interval TGAGGCCCATGGCGCCTTCGCCAGGGAGAGCGAGGAAGTTGTTGTTGCCGTCAACATAGGCGCTGTCGGCGACCGGTTCTTCCGGGGTGCCCCCGTTCGAGTAGAGAGCCCAGATCACGCGACCCGGATCTTCTTCAGACTCTTTCTGGATAGCCCAGAGTTCGATAGCTTCGATTTCGTAGAGATACTTCTCTTTATCCATCTCGCTACCGTCCTTGCACTTCGGGCCATGTCCACTTTCAACTGTAGCCTTGACATCCTCAACGGCATGAGTAATAAGCTTGGCATCGGACTTGCAGCGGAACGTCCACATTTCCTTGAAATAGACGTTCGGCTGGAAACCGCCACGCGCACCAATAACGAGGTATTCGCTAGTGATGGCGAGCGACAAGTTCAAAGCCTGCTCATCCGGCGGAGGTGTTTCATCGTTCGGGTTAATCATACTGCGTTCGGGCAGGTTAACCTGAACAATTGCCAGCTTGGAGAAAGCAGCCATGGAGAGAAGC includes:
- a CDS encoding biopolymer transporter ExbD, whose protein sequence is MAKEIKKPAKPEEPDLLPAMGLFTILIPMLLSMAAFSKLAIVQVNLPERSMINPNDETPPPDEQALNLSLAITSEYLVIGARGGFQPNVYFKEMWTFRCKSDAKLITHAVEDVKATVESGHGPKCKDGSEMDKEKYLYEIEAIELWAIQKESEEDPGRVIWALYSNGGTPEEPVADSAYVDGNNNFLALPGEGAMGLTPPPALKKPAAGTALATLTPNSARTLKPDVAAKNLIYPLSAYDLIAKDLIAIHTQFIDLEDVDNIIIVANDDTQFDKIIQLMDRSKEAGFSKINLAKLGG